In one Methylobacterium sp. SyP6R genomic region, the following are encoded:
- a CDS encoding TetR/AcrR family transcriptional regulator — translation MPTKSSRPRGRPRRFDPDQAVTVAQRLFHARGYDAVSVADLTEALGINPPSFYAAFGSKAGLYARTLGHYSQTEGIPLAEILRPGRPVAEALAALLEEAARRYGADPEAAGCLAIEGTRCLDPAARDAARALTGAGGETIRCFVAASHPASAEGLSDYVVTMMVGLSAMAREGHGPDRLLATARFAGRVLAQALAADAPR, via the coding sequence ATGCCTACAAAATCATCGCGCCCCCGCGGCCGCCCCCGCCGCTTCGATCCCGACCAGGCCGTCACGGTGGCGCAGCGCCTCTTCCATGCCCGCGGCTACGACGCCGTCAGCGTCGCCGATCTTACCGAGGCGCTCGGCATCAATCCGCCCAGCTTCTACGCCGCGTTCGGCAGCAAGGCCGGCCTGTATGCCCGCACCCTCGGCCATTACTCGCAGACCGAGGGAATTCCGCTGGCCGAGATCCTGCGCCCGGGCCGCCCCGTGGCCGAGGCCCTCGCCGCCTTGCTGGAGGAGGCGGCGCGCCGCTACGGGGCGGATCCCGAGGCCGCCGGGTGCCTCGCGATCGAGGGGACGCGCTGCCTCGACCCTGCGGCACGGGACGCCGCCCGCGCCCTGACCGGGGCAGGCGGCGAGACCATCCGGTGCTTCGTCGCGGCCAGCCACCCGGCATCGGCCGAAGGCCTGTCCGACTACGTCGTGACCATGATGGTCGGCCTCTCCGCGATGGCCCGCGAGGGCCACGGCCCGGACCGCCTCCTCGCCACCGCCCGGTTCGCCGGCCGGGTCCTCGCACAGGCACTCGCCGCCGACGCGCCGCGGTGA